GCGTTTTAAATAAGACCCGAGGCTGAGCTTTTTTTACCACCACGAAGGATAATATCAACGGCGTCGTCTCTCTGTAATCGAGGATTTTGTCCGGTGAGGCGATGGCGACGAACAGCAGAGAAGCAAGGAGGCGGAAGATCTTAGAAAGAGGATCTGATCGTTTAGCTTTTATCACTGGTCAAATCAACGGCGTTCCTCCTCCTTCCGATTCTACTTCTTCCCTTTCCCACTCTCTTCTCCAATCCTTCCCGGACACGATTCCCTCGCCTCATCAGATTCCTCAAGAAGAAATcggtgctctctctctctctttagggCATATTAATTAAAGTCGTTGAATTGTTCGATTTCCGTTGGTTGGTTTATGTGTGTATTTGCATTGCATCTTGATTTTctcgtttttgttattttcgcATTGGGCGGTGAGAAGATAAAGCCATGCCTTTTTAATTTTGGAGCTAGGTGCTGTAAGTTTGTTGTTAATTGAAATCAAGTAGGCTTCTTTGATCATATTTGTATGTGTTGTTTTTGCCTAGTTACAGAGTGGAATTGGATGTTTGAATTAGCGTAAATTTGTAGATTAGAATAAGACGCACAAGTTTCCACATTTATGTATTTTAGTATATTGTGTCCTCTGATTGAAGTATTACAATGGGCTGTGAAGCTGCTATATCCAAGTAGGAAACTACTTTACTTAAGTTGAATTTAGATCTTAACGAAGGTAGTATCTGTTATGAACCTGATTTCTCTGTTCCCTGCTTGTGCTTAAGTCACCTCGCTCTTTGAAGTCTCCTTTTCCCATTCTGTGAATTTTCTTCCCAGGGGCGGTTCAACCACACTACCACAGTTAAGTGTTTGGAACGCTcaattatgttgtgtttttaatatttgcttGCCTTGTATTGTGCCACAAAGTTTCGTGaaagatatttttaatgtttcgTGAGGCTTACCTTTACACTACGCTTAATGGATAAGCAAGCATGTCAAAATGTTAGCatcatttatatgttgttgatTCCAATCTCTTATAAGCATAATAGGAGAAGCCAGGGGAGTAACTTACTGATTTTGTTGTGGAATTGCAGCTTTCACAAGTCCACAGGAAAATATCTCCGATGCTGCGGTGGTTGATAATACAGATCATATCATCCATCAAAGCAGAGCAGAATCGGTCCAGCCTCAGAGGTATGCTGAAACATTAGCAGAACCCTCTGCTTCAGATCCTAGAGACGCAAGAATACAACCAACTCCTACAACTTCAAGTGCTCAAATTCCATCAGCCATAGATTTAGGTGCTTCTCAAGCATTTATTCCTCTGGCTAGTTTTGTGAACACCATCAAACCAAAGCACATTGGAGCGGCCATTGATGCGTCAGAATACCTACGGATGTTCTCAGCTCTTGGGATTGCACTTGTTGTCATACTATCTCGTCTCGGGTTCTCTTCCCTAGTCAACATAGTAAGCTTCAGGCCTGTTTTCTTGCTCATATTGACCGATTCCACAATTGTGCTTGGACGTGTTCTGCTGAGTCATCGTGGAGATTCGCCCTCAGCCTCAGAGACAGTAATGAACGGGCAGGGTATAGCAGAACAAGTGAGCAATGCTTTGGAGACGGTGATGATGGTTAAGAAGATAATGGACGCACTCCTTATGGATTTTAGCTTGTACGCTGTGATTCTCATATGTGGCCTCTTGGTTACCCAAAGCATCTTTCCTTAGGTCATTTATCAAGTAGGTTTGTTTGTGCTCGgtagttttgtgtttgtttgcttctctttttaaaattatagttaGCTCCAAAACATTTGTACTTGCATCAGTTTACATGTCTCAAAtatcgtttttattttattttgagttaCCCTTTTGGTTGATGCTAAGTAAGTTCACTTGCGCGACAGATCATTACTATTTATTGGTGTTCAGTACTTTGGAAAAAGACAATTTAGGGTTCTCCTTTGATTGTTTCTTATACTGTAGTAGTGTACTAGGGTAGTTGGGTCACGTCTCAGCTtcgtttatttgtttttctgcCCTTGCCATTAATAAACATACACACATCTCAAATTTAACACTGTCTTTAGTATTGGTGTAATGATAAAGAATTAAAGACACACATCTCAGGTTCTGTTTTTGGACCCTATAAAATTGGCCAATGAGAGAGTTGCCTTAATGATCTTTTAAAAACATCTTTACATTATTTATGGAATTCCTTGCTCACCACATTTCTTGCTTCTGCCTAGAATTTAAAACTCATTCGTATTTGGTAATTGTTTCAACAACCCACTTAAACCACAAACTTGTTCTACTTCTAGTTGTCACTAAAATATTCTTACTAACACTTTTTATTATCTAGATCAGGGTCTAgttttttaatgatttgatcTCTGAAAGGGAAATATAAGTTAAATGTGGAAACTATAAAgccgaaagaaaaagaaaaaaaaggaagaagtaaATTTTCTTGGCTTCTAGTTGTGAGATCATAAATTACCGAGGAAGCAACGTGGTAAGTCACTCTGTAGCTGTCAAagtaagaaacagagaaaccatACGTCACTCGACGAATCGT
The sequence above is a segment of the Camelina sativa cultivar DH55 chromosome 10, Cs, whole genome shotgun sequence genome. Coding sequences within it:
- the LOC104716906 gene encoding uncharacterized protein LOC104716906 → MATNSREARRRKILERGSDRLAFITGQINGVPPPSDSTSSLSHSLLQSFPDTIPSPHQIPQEEIAFTSPQENISDAAVVDNTDHIIHQSRAESVQPQRYAETLAEPSASDPRDARIQPTPTTSSAQIPSAIDLGASQAFIPLASFVNTIKPKHIGAAIDASEYLRMFSALGIALVVILSRLGFSSLVNIVSFRPVFLLILTDSTIVLGRVLLSHRGDSPSASETVMNGQGIAEQVSNALETVMMVKKIMDALLMDFSLYAVILICGLLVTQSIFP